The following are from one region of the Amycolatopsis sp. QT-25 genome:
- a CDS encoding DUF3558 family protein, with translation MVIKKCFIALAATLLLATTGCSPERSGVATPAPSASMNPTSSSSASTPGNVFGDLKACDLLEPTTSAKGFDPPAVEQAESDNGCATRKKRYGSARLYLVAEAGIDQLSPGQGAKKSTKIGSRDAVEIPGDAGTQSCTVAIAVTQGSRLTASTGLNEGTNEEACALSREIAEAAEPKLPRGN, from the coding sequence ATGGTCATCAAGAAATGTTTTATCGCCTTGGCTGCCACGCTGCTTCTCGCGACAACCGGTTGCTCACCCGAGCGCTCGGGTGTGGCGACGCCGGCCCCAAGTGCCTCCATGAATCCGACCTCGTCATCCTCCGCTTCCACCCCTGGGAACGTTTTCGGTGACCTCAAAGCTTGCGACCTCCTCGAACCAACGACGTCCGCAAAGGGCTTTGACCCTCCGGCAGTCGAGCAAGCCGAAAGTGACAACGGCTGTGCGACGCGCAAAAAGCGTTATGGATCCGCACGGCTCTATCTCGTAGCGGAGGCGGGAATCGATCAACTGTCTCCAGGTCAAGGGGCTAAGAAATCAACGAAGATCGGTAGCCGGGATGCTGTCGAGATTCCCGGTGACGCCGGCACTCAGTCCTGCACTGTGGCAATCGCAGTTACGCAGGGTTCCCGCCTGACTGCTTCTACCGGCTTGAACGAGGGTACGAACGAAGAGGCCTGCGCACTCTCCCGGGAAATCGCAGAAGCCGCTGAACCGAAACTGCCTAGAGGCAACTGA
- a CDS encoding ESX secretion-associated protein EspG, translated as MPASFSMSMAQLDVVLEELGLGRFVLPFEIPTVGTTITERERHCEEIWAELADRGFTRGGELLRDYEQALRLWATGDFVVTLEAHEVEQDAEYLYRGAWNSSLGVVSQQRGFDILFEPIYPEQVVATLLGYLPSLQAFPGRVTTSSTLPPAKRPDDPFDKDPDNLRLGAAGRFFEHPLVRMGTISLTLRDDRGKPQQKSVQWFDSVQGRFMLTTDRFPDGEVRRTFTPTSGSHLARWLHDLVEAARVDSA; from the coding sequence GTGCCTGCGTCATTTTCGATGTCGATGGCCCAGCTCGACGTCGTACTCGAAGAACTCGGGCTCGGCAGATTCGTGCTGCCCTTCGAAATCCCGACCGTCGGAACCACCATCACGGAACGCGAGCGGCACTGCGAAGAGATCTGGGCCGAGCTGGCCGACCGAGGCTTCACCCGCGGCGGCGAACTCCTGCGCGACTACGAACAGGCCCTCCGGCTCTGGGCCACCGGGGACTTCGTCGTCACCCTGGAGGCGCACGAAGTCGAGCAGGACGCCGAATACCTCTACCGGGGCGCTTGGAACAGCAGCCTGGGCGTGGTGAGCCAACAACGCGGCTTCGACATCCTCTTCGAGCCGATCTACCCCGAACAGGTCGTCGCGACCCTGCTCGGTTATCTACCGTCCCTCCAAGCGTTCCCCGGACGGGTGACGACGTCCAGCACTCTCCCGCCGGCCAAACGACCGGACGACCCGTTCGACAAGGATCCGGACAATCTCCGCCTGGGCGCCGCCGGCCGTTTCTTCGAACACCCACTGGTGCGGATGGGCACGATCAGCCTCACCCTGCGCGACGACCGGGGTAAACCACAGCAGAAGAGCGTCCAGTGGTTCGACAGCGTCCAGGGCCGCTTCATGCTCACCACCGACCGCTTCCCCGACGGTGAAGTCCGCCGCACATTCACCCCGACGAGTGGCTCTCACCTGGCCCGATGGCTCCACGACCTGGTCGAAGCCGCCCGGGTCGACAGCGCGTGA
- a CDS encoding thioesterase family protein yields MVNDEYPHWQTVPLRWKDNDVYGHVNNVVHYSVMDTVINTWLIERGGLDIEIGGVIGLCVESQCKYHASVSFPGELEVGLRVGHLGRSSVRYEVGMYSKETVIAEGHFVHVFVDRESRRPVPVDGLLRSALEELGTGPG; encoded by the coding sequence GTGGTGAACGACGAGTATCCGCACTGGCAGACGGTTCCGTTGCGGTGGAAGGACAACGACGTCTACGGGCACGTCAACAACGTCGTCCACTATTCGGTGATGGACACCGTGATCAACACCTGGTTGATCGAACGCGGCGGTCTCGACATCGAGATCGGTGGTGTCATCGGGTTGTGCGTGGAGTCGCAGTGCAAGTACCACGCTTCGGTGTCGTTCCCCGGCGAGCTCGAAGTCGGTCTGCGGGTCGGGCATCTCGGCCGGTCCAGCGTCCGCTACGAGGTCGGGATGTACTCGAAGGAGACGGTGATCGCGGAGGGGCACTTCGTGCACGTCTTCGTCGATCGCGAGTCCCGGCGCCCGGTCCCCGTCGACGGTCTACTCAGGAGCGCGCTGGAGGAACTGGGCACTGGGCCGGGGT
- a CDS encoding ATP-NAD kinase produces MGEAVAGIVANPASERDIQSLRSALRVAGVGRVMVWTEAGKIIGTVRRMVDAGASVLICLGNEGMMRAAAAACGDVPLLMLPAGSTDESTVAGLAAGLLATHQVDTDLVTNRATVLEVVTKARREIALTDVSVCSESRWDPAALTELYCTFAVPDGVGLSSIPGRLCPSPKSTVDGVAVSLGPVDETPYVVQAPIAPGEVRAVGVRGWSVLHAGVRVDLAAGGGSIALDGQPHFVLKPGESAFVELKPDGPWCVDVRAVMAEATRTGLLLGRKPTGSFPATHLVDAPFTG; encoded by the coding sequence GTGGGCGAAGCGGTTGCGGGGATCGTGGCGAACCCCGCTTCGGAGCGTGACATCCAGAGTCTGCGTTCGGCACTGAGAGTGGCCGGGGTCGGCCGCGTGATGGTGTGGACCGAGGCGGGGAAGATCATCGGCACCGTCCGCCGGATGGTGGACGCGGGGGCGAGCGTGCTCATCTGCCTGGGCAACGAGGGCATGATGCGGGCCGCCGCGGCTGCCTGCGGTGACGTCCCGCTGCTCATGCTGCCCGCCGGGAGCACCGACGAGTCCACCGTCGCCGGGCTCGCCGCCGGGTTGCTGGCCACCCATCAGGTGGACACGGACCTGGTCACGAACCGCGCGACCGTGCTCGAGGTGGTGACGAAGGCCCGCCGCGAGATCGCGCTGACCGACGTCAGCGTGTGCTCGGAGAGCCGGTGGGACCCCGCGGCGCTGACCGAGCTGTACTGCACGTTCGCCGTCCCGGACGGGGTCGGGTTGTCGAGCATTCCCGGACGGCTGTGCCCCAGCCCCAAGTCCACTGTGGACGGGGTCGCGGTCTCCCTCGGGCCGGTCGACGAGACGCCGTACGTCGTGCAGGCACCGATCGCGCCCGGCGAGGTCCGCGCGGTGGGCGTCCGGGGCTGGAGCGTGCTGCACGCCGGGGTCCGCGTCGATCTCGCCGCCGGCGGTGGCTCCATCGCGCTCGACGGGCAGCCGCACTTCGTGCTGAAGCCGGGAGAGAGCGCTTTCGTCGAGCTGAAGCCCGATGGCCCGTGGTGCGTCGACGTCCGCGCCGTGATGGCCGAGGCCACCAGGACCGGCCTGCTTCTCGGCCGGAAGCCGACCGGGTCCTTTCCCGCGACCCACCTGGTGGACGCCCCGTTCACCGGGTGA
- a CDS encoding glutamate ABC transporter substrate-binding protein: protein MRNGLRGAVLGAVLVLATACGSAGAPVDPAPVGDVAPPLPANVGGADAGGGGTTDTSCNPLASLRPANGTSITSGSTMAKIKENGKLVAGVDQTTFLFGFRNPTSGQLEGFDIDMVNEIAKAIFGSAEGRVQFRAIPSKLREEVLEKKQVDIVVRTYSITCSRLKRVNFSTAYYQAGQRILVESGSKVAQLSDLGGRRVCATKTSTSLTKIASDPSKPVPVSVDNWSDCLVMLQQKQVEAVSTDDVILAGMLAQDPTLKIVGDRFTEENYGIGIPKENEDMVRYVNAVLENVRGSAWQSIYAKWIGNKLEGGTPPAPVYR, encoded by the coding sequence ATGCGGAACGGTCTGCGAGGGGCCGTGCTCGGCGCGGTCCTCGTGCTGGCGACGGCTTGCGGCAGCGCGGGGGCGCCGGTCGACCCGGCACCCGTCGGCGACGTCGCCCCGCCGTTGCCCGCGAACGTCGGCGGCGCCGACGCCGGCGGTGGCGGGACGACCGACACGAGCTGCAACCCGTTGGCCAGCCTGCGGCCGGCCAACGGCACGTCGATCACCAGCGGCTCGACGATGGCGAAGATCAAGGAGAACGGCAAACTCGTGGCCGGCGTCGACCAGACGACGTTCCTGTTCGGTTTCCGCAATCCGACGTCGGGGCAGCTCGAAGGCTTCGACATCGACATGGTCAACGAGATCGCGAAGGCCATCTTCGGCAGCGCGGAAGGCCGTGTGCAGTTCCGGGCGATCCCGTCGAAACTGCGCGAAGAAGTGCTCGAGAAGAAGCAGGTCGACATCGTGGTGCGCACCTACAGCATCACCTGCAGCCGGCTGAAGAGGGTCAACTTCTCGACCGCGTATTACCAGGCGGGACAACGGATCCTGGTCGAATCCGGCTCGAAGGTCGCTCAGCTTTCGGACCTCGGCGGACGGCGGGTCTGCGCGACCAAGACGTCGACCTCGCTGACGAAGATCGCGTCGGATCCCTCGAAGCCGGTGCCGGTCTCGGTGGACAACTGGTCCGACTGCCTGGTGATGCTGCAGCAGAAACAGGTCGAGGCCGTGTCGACCGACGACGTCATCCTCGCCGGGATGCTCGCGCAGGATCCGACGCTGAAGATCGTGGGGGACCGGTTCACCGAGGAGAACTACGGCATCGGTATCCCCAAGGAGAACGAGGACATGGTGCGGTACGTGAACGCCGTGCTGGAGAACGTGCGCGGTAGCGCGTGGCAGTCGATCTACGCGAAATGGATCGGGAACAAACTCGAAGGCGGGACGCCGCCCGCACCGGTGTACAGGTGA
- a CDS encoding thiamine pyrophosphate-dependent enzyme has product MRYQPGASVAQTAVRILTEAQIHRVYAVAGESFLDLLDALQRERSITFVSARHDSGAAFMAEAEGKLTEHPAVLLAGRGPSAANLAIGVTTAYQDESPMVVLLENPPSAPGPTSELPTADLTAMLEPLAKWTGRADSPDEVPGLLVEALNRCREGRPGPTVVAVPADFWGVPFDSAKPVASVRPPATGALGRTAEAVAQLVDEARYPVVIVGGRARAARDELIAVADELALPVYNAFRRQDAFPENHARYAGHLGIGIPARQLDALERADLVLALGTQLDEVTTQSFRYPTPSQTLVLVGTGIEPARRGGLTFRVDAEVEPFLRELRTVASPRQRRASAANAAVHTFMTPPDTSGATRVHPADVIRAVRKLAPEDAIVTSDAGNFAQFMHRYWCFTAPRSQLGPSNAAMGYAVPAAVAAKLAEPRRTVIAMVGDGGALMTGQEIETAVRYRVPVTVLVFQNGLHGPLAVHQARKHGRLTGVTVPVTDFASWARGLGAAGYTVDDREELEPIIASALVRQRPCVIDIRTDPDVVTPDIRLTSLLGAARPPQGGQ; this is encoded by the coding sequence ATTAGATACCAACCGGGAGCGTCCGTCGCCCAGACGGCCGTGAGGATCCTGACCGAGGCGCAGATCCACCGCGTGTACGCGGTGGCGGGTGAGTCCTTCCTGGATCTGCTCGACGCGCTGCAACGCGAGCGGTCGATCACCTTCGTCTCGGCGAGGCACGACTCCGGCGCGGCGTTCATGGCCGAGGCCGAAGGCAAGCTCACCGAACATCCGGCGGTGCTGCTCGCCGGCCGCGGCCCGAGCGCGGCGAACCTCGCGATCGGCGTGACCACGGCGTACCAGGACGAGAGCCCGATGGTCGTCCTCCTGGAGAACCCGCCGTCGGCGCCCGGTCCGACGAGCGAGCTGCCCACCGCCGACCTCACCGCGATGCTCGAACCCCTCGCCAAGTGGACCGGCCGCGCGGACTCCCCGGACGAGGTGCCCGGCCTGCTGGTCGAGGCGCTGAACCGCTGCCGCGAAGGGCGGCCGGGGCCCACCGTCGTCGCCGTCCCGGCCGACTTCTGGGGTGTCCCGTTCGATTCGGCCAAACCGGTCGCCTCCGTGCGCCCGCCCGCCACCGGCGCCCTCGGCCGGACCGCCGAGGCGGTCGCGCAGCTGGTCGACGAGGCCCGCTACCCGGTGGTGATCGTCGGCGGCCGGGCTCGCGCGGCACGCGACGAGCTGATCGCCGTCGCCGACGAACTCGCGCTCCCGGTGTACAACGCGTTCCGCCGTCAGGACGCCTTCCCCGAGAACCACGCGCGCTACGCCGGCCACCTCGGCATCGGCATCCCCGCGCGGCAACTCGACGCCCTCGAACGCGCCGACCTCGTGCTCGCGCTGGGCACGCAGCTCGACGAGGTCACCACGCAGTCCTTCCGCTACCCGACGCCATCGCAGACGTTGGTGCTGGTCGGCACCGGGATCGAGCCCGCCCGCCGCGGCGGCTTGACCTTCCGCGTCGACGCCGAGGTCGAGCCCTTCCTGCGCGAACTGCGCACCGTCGCCTCGCCCCGGCAGCGGCGCGCGTCGGCCGCGAACGCCGCCGTGCACACCTTCATGACGCCCCCCGACACCAGCGGCGCCACCCGCGTCCACCCCGCCGACGTCATCCGCGCGGTGCGCAAACTCGCGCCCGAAGACGCGATCGTGACCAGCGACGCGGGCAACTTCGCCCAGTTCATGCACCGCTACTGGTGTTTCACCGCGCCGCGCAGCCAGCTCGGGCCGAGCAACGCGGCCATGGGCTACGCCGTTCCGGCGGCGGTGGCGGCGAAACTCGCCGAGCCACGCCGGACGGTGATCGCGATGGTGGGCGACGGCGGCGCGCTGATGACCGGGCAGGAGATCGAGACCGCCGTCCGCTACCGGGTGCCGGTGACCGTCCTGGTGTTCCAGAACGGTCTGCACGGCCCGCTCGCGGTGCACCAGGCACGCAAACACGGACGGCTCACCGGGGTCACCGTCCCCGTCACCGATTTCGCGTCCTGGGCACGCGGTCTCGGCGCCGCCGGGTACACCGTGGACGACCGTGAGGAACTCGAGCCGATCATCGCGAGCGCGCTGGTCCGGCAACGGCCGTGCGTCATCGACATCAGGACGGATCCGGACGTGGTGACCCCGGACATCCGGCTGACGAGCCTGCTGGGCGCCGCCAGGCCACCGCAGGGCGGCCAGTAG
- a CDS encoding hydroxyacid-oxoacid transhydrogenase, translated as MKYGAGSSDEIGYDLTRYGARRVLVLTDAGVAATGWPQRIAEGIETYGIEAVVFDGVHVEPTDVSMREAVDFARGQGEWDAFVAVGGGSAIDTAKAVNLLTSNDGDLMDYVNAPVGGGRAPASALKPLVAVPTTTGTGSESTTVCVLDVSSLRAKSGISHLRLRPSLAVVDPRLTVSQPPEVTAASGMDILCHAAESFTAKPYTEFDRKRPEDRVPYCGSNPLADMFAEQSLRLLSWALPAAVRDGSDLKAREAMALAATFAGLGFGNAGVHIPHANAYPLAGQVREFHPPGYPGDEAMVPHGMAVSLTAPAAFRFTFDAAPDRHLRVARLLAPDFTWPGDPRDHLPSVLGRIMREIGIPNGIGAVGYTESDVDALVSGTVKQQRLLATAPREASEADLAVILRESVTLW; from the coding sequence TTGAAGTACGGCGCCGGGTCGAGCGATGAGATCGGCTACGACCTCACCCGGTACGGCGCCCGCCGGGTGCTCGTCCTGACCGACGCGGGCGTCGCCGCGACGGGCTGGCCGCAACGGATCGCCGAAGGCATCGAGACCTATGGCATCGAAGCCGTCGTCTTCGACGGCGTGCACGTCGAGCCCACCGACGTCAGCATGCGCGAGGCCGTCGACTTCGCCCGCGGCCAGGGCGAGTGGGACGCCTTCGTCGCCGTCGGCGGCGGGTCGGCCATCGACACCGCGAAGGCGGTGAACCTGTTGACCAGCAACGACGGCGACCTGATGGACTACGTCAACGCCCCGGTCGGCGGCGGCCGCGCGCCTGCTTCTGCGCTGAAACCGCTGGTCGCCGTGCCCACGACCACCGGGACCGGCTCGGAGAGCACCACCGTCTGCGTACTGGACGTGTCGTCACTGCGGGCGAAGAGCGGTATCAGCCACCTCCGGCTGCGGCCGAGCCTCGCCGTGGTCGACCCGAGGCTGACGGTCTCGCAGCCGCCCGAGGTGACCGCCGCGAGCGGGATGGACATCCTCTGCCACGCCGCGGAAAGCTTCACGGCCAAGCCGTACACCGAGTTCGACCGGAAGCGCCCGGAGGACCGGGTTCCGTACTGCGGCTCGAATCCGTTGGCCGACATGTTCGCCGAGCAGTCCCTGCGGCTGCTGTCGTGGGCGCTGCCCGCGGCCGTGCGGGACGGCTCCGACCTGAAGGCACGCGAAGCGATGGCGCTCGCGGCGACCTTCGCCGGCCTCGGGTTCGGCAACGCCGGGGTGCACATCCCGCACGCCAACGCGTATCCGCTCGCCGGACAGGTCCGGGAGTTCCATCCGCCCGGGTATCCCGGCGACGAAGCGATGGTGCCGCACGGGATGGCCGTCTCGCTGACGGCGCCGGCGGCGTTCCGGTTCACCTTCGACGCCGCCCCGGACCGGCACCTGCGGGTGGCGCGGCTGCTCGCGCCGGACTTCACGTGGCCGGGCGATCCGCGGGACCACCTGCCCTCGGTGCTGGGGCGGATCATGCGGGAGATCGGGATCCCCAACGGGATCGGCGCCGTCGGCTACACCGAGTCCGATGTGGACGCACTGGTGTCCGGCACGGTGAAACAACAACGGTTGCTGGCCACGGCGCCGCGCGAGGCGTCGGAAGCGGATCTCGCCGTCATCCTGCGGGAGTCGGTGACGCTGTGGTGA
- a CDS encoding cold-shock protein: MTQGTVKWFNSEKGFGFITPDNGGGDVFVHYSEIKGNGFRTLEENARVEFEIGQGAKGPQATSVTVI; this comes from the coding sequence ATGACTCAGGGCACTGTGAAGTGGTTCAACTCCGAGAAGGGGTTCGGCTTCATCACTCCCGACAACGGCGGCGGCGACGTCTTCGTGCACTACAGCGAGATCAAGGGCAACGGCTTCCGTACCCTCGAGGAGAACGCCCGAGTGGAGTTCGAGATCGGGCAGGGCGCGAAGGGTCCGCAGGCCACCTCGGTCACCGTGATCTGA
- a CDS encoding histidine kinase: MDSYGGSLRWALLTGRDADLEPPSAWWHVPVWIKSVLAAVMLAVLLGLTYGTWARYLGGGSVPLIFFLLILQIVPPLLVVKLPLTAVRVAAAGMLSAIVAVLFPADYALFGRTGSDWPLQVQVLPYLPVLAMTLARTKPGQGRGISVIAVTLAVGVGIAQLPRAGAKTLVWSLIVVAATIVAGYGMQQRRRALKQADAAERTTVEERAKRASLQERALIARELHDIIGHHLSLIALRTDSARYRVPDVSEAAEEEFRAIGVAAREALDEARRLVGVLRDTEAEPEHEPQPGLAEVPSLIEGCRASGIEIRADISGGDDIPALVGLAAYRILQEALSNAARHSPGARVAVEVRRKPGGLEILVGNGPPTRPAGPGSSDGTGLAGIAERVTLIGGSYEAGPRADGGFRVAVELDLPGVDDA; the protein is encoded by the coding sequence ATGGACTCCTACGGCGGTTCCCTGCGATGGGCGCTCCTCACCGGACGCGACGCCGATCTGGAACCGCCTTCGGCCTGGTGGCACGTTCCGGTCTGGATCAAATCCGTCCTCGCCGCAGTCATGCTCGCGGTGCTGCTGGGCTTGACCTACGGCACGTGGGCGCGGTACCTCGGCGGCGGCAGTGTGCCGCTGATCTTCTTCCTGCTGATCCTGCAGATCGTGCCGCCCTTGCTGGTCGTCAAACTCCCGTTGACCGCCGTCCGGGTGGCGGCGGCGGGGATGCTCAGCGCGATCGTCGCGGTCCTCTTCCCCGCCGACTACGCACTCTTCGGCCGGACGGGGTCGGACTGGCCGTTGCAGGTCCAGGTCCTGCCGTATCTCCCGGTGCTCGCGATGACACTCGCCCGCACGAAACCCGGGCAGGGCCGGGGCATCTCGGTCATCGCCGTGACGCTGGCCGTCGGGGTCGGCATCGCGCAGCTACCTCGCGCGGGTGCGAAGACCCTGGTGTGGTCGTTGATCGTGGTGGCCGCGACCATCGTGGCGGGATACGGGATGCAGCAACGCCGTCGGGCGCTGAAGCAGGCCGACGCGGCCGAGCGCACGACGGTCGAGGAGCGGGCGAAGCGGGCTTCGTTGCAGGAGCGTGCGTTGATCGCCAGGGAACTGCACGACATCATCGGTCATCACCTTTCGCTGATCGCGCTGCGGACCGACAGTGCGCGCTACCGCGTCCCGGACGTGTCCGAGGCCGCGGAGGAGGAGTTCCGCGCCATCGGGGTCGCGGCAAGGGAAGCGCTCGACGAGGCCCGGCGGCTGGTCGGCGTGCTGCGTGACACCGAGGCCGAGCCGGAGCACGAGCCGCAGCCGGGGCTCGCGGAGGTGCCGTCGCTGATCGAAGGCTGCCGGGCCTCCGGGATCGAGATCCGTGCGGACATCTCCGGCGGGGACGACATTCCCGCCCTGGTCGGACTGGCGGCGTACCGGATCCTTCAGGAGGCGTTGAGCAACGCGGCACGGCACAGCCCGGGAGCACGAGTGGCCGTCGAGGTGCGGCGGAAACCCGGCGGGCTCGAGATTCTCGTCGGAAACGGGCCGCCCACCCGCCCTGCCGGGCCGGGTTCGAGCGACGGCACCGGCCTCGCCGGGATCGCCGAACGCGTTACGCTGATCGGCGGTTCATACGAGGCCGGGCCGCGGGCCGACGGCGGCTTCCGCGTGGCCGTCGAGCTGGATCTCCCGGGGGTGGACGACGCGTGA
- a CDS encoding DUF998 domain-containing protein, whose amino-acid sequence MNDIKALIRLSALAWLAAGLVIAVYVEIVHAGTVDPLATTFSEYVHVGQGARLVGVAMLATGFGALTIAGGVRLSGAVRAARLVALSGVGLCVLAVFPQEPMDQPLTWHGAIHRYAALAAFTALPLAGLVLGEARRLSYAALAALVVFVATFLVDARAVSGLAERILLILELALLVTFVRGGGVVMQPRATLPFAASTSFPCRDLARQRRTCGRSGCGDRGEPRFGA is encoded by the coding sequence ATGAACGACATCAAAGCGCTGATCAGGCTGTCCGCGCTCGCCTGGCTGGCCGCGGGACTGGTCATCGCGGTCTACGTCGAGATCGTCCACGCCGGCACGGTCGATCCACTTGCCACCACCTTCAGCGAGTACGTCCACGTCGGCCAGGGCGCACGGCTCGTCGGGGTCGCCATGCTGGCCACCGGCTTCGGCGCGCTGACCATCGCGGGCGGCGTCCGGCTGTCCGGGGCGGTGCGGGCGGCCAGGCTCGTCGCCTTGTCCGGCGTGGGACTGTGCGTGCTCGCGGTGTTTCCGCAGGAGCCGATGGACCAGCCGCTGACCTGGCACGGCGCGATCCACCGGTATGCCGCGCTCGCCGCTTTCACCGCGTTGCCGCTGGCAGGACTGGTTCTCGGCGAGGCCCGGCGGTTGTCCTACGCCGCCTTGGCCGCGCTCGTGGTCTTCGTGGCGACTTTCCTGGTCGACGCCCGTGCGGTGAGCGGATTGGCCGAACGAATCCTGCTGATTCTCGAACTCGCGTTGCTGGTCACCTTCGTCCGCGGAGGTGGCGTTGTGATGCAACCTCGTGCAACTCTTCCTTTCGCGGCCTCGACGTCGTTTCCTTGTAGGGACTTGGCGCGGCAGCGGAGGACATGTGGGCGAAGCGGTTGCGGGGATCGTGGCGAACCCCGCTTCGGAGCGTGA
- a CDS encoding GAF domain-containing protein, which yields MGKVRLEAALPVGADPRRHARALAKVHEAALAGRALPSHPRAVIGASWQRMRRLGLNPDRGSPVPALAPDQLEARRRESGLAAVLPALRGGLISLAEQAAHIMAVVDADGRVLWRDGSTAVRRRADGLGFVEGVDWRENSAGTNAIGTALVTRHPVQVYSAEHYVRNQHDWTCAAAPLHDPRDGKLLGVVDLSGPASTVHPTTLALVDAVAKLAEAQLRTTHLSELERLRGLASPLLTQVKGRAVIADPHGWIAASTGLAPIGRIALPTDATAGRTWLPTYGNCLLEPLPGGWLVRLAEKEDEPPTRVVLDLRSARESTLRVSGAASTWSHRLSPRHAEMLYVLVRHREGRSASELSRDLFGDAGRTVTVRAEMSRMRRHFGGILLGRPYRFADDVEVLVERPADGEVLPYSVAPAVRA from the coding sequence GTGGGCAAGGTGCGGCTGGAGGCGGCTTTGCCGGTCGGCGCGGATCCGCGCCGACACGCGCGCGCCCTCGCCAAGGTGCACGAAGCAGCTCTCGCGGGGCGTGCGCTCCCGAGCCATCCACGCGCGGTCATCGGCGCGTCTTGGCAGCGTATGCGCCGTCTCGGCCTGAATCCGGATCGCGGCTCGCCGGTTCCCGCGCTCGCCCCGGACCAGCTGGAAGCCCGCCGCCGCGAGAGTGGCCTCGCCGCCGTCCTGCCCGCACTGCGTGGCGGCCTCATCAGTCTCGCCGAACAGGCCGCGCACATCATGGCCGTCGTCGACGCCGACGGCCGCGTCCTCTGGCGCGACGGCAGCACCGCGGTCCGCCGCCGCGCCGACGGGCTCGGGTTCGTCGAAGGCGTCGACTGGCGCGAGAACTCCGCCGGCACCAACGCCATCGGCACCGCGCTGGTCACCAGGCATCCGGTGCAGGTCTACTCGGCCGAGCACTACGTCCGTAACCAGCACGACTGGACCTGTGCCGCGGCGCCACTGCACGATCCGCGGGACGGCAAGCTGCTCGGCGTCGTCGACCTCTCCGGCCCGGCCTCCACCGTGCACCCGACCACCCTCGCGCTGGTCGACGCGGTCGCGAAACTCGCCGAAGCGCAGTTGCGCACCACCCATCTCTCCGAACTCGAAAGGCTGCGCGGGCTGGCGTCACCCCTGCTCACCCAGGTGAAGGGCAGGGCGGTGATCGCCGATCCGCATGGCTGGATCGCGGCTTCGACCGGACTCGCCCCGATCGGCCGGATCGCGCTGCCGACCGACGCGACCGCGGGCCGGACCTGGTTGCCCACCTACGGGAACTGCCTGCTGGAGCCGCTGCCGGGAGGGTGGCTCGTCCGGCTCGCCGAAAAGGAGGACGAGCCGCCGACGCGGGTCGTGCTCGATCTGCGGTCGGCGCGGGAGAGCACACTGCGCGTCTCGGGCGCGGCGAGCACGTGGTCGCATCGGCTGAGCCCGCGGCACGCGGAGATGCTGTACGTCCTCGTGCGTCATCGCGAGGGGAGGTCGGCGTCGGAACTGTCGCGCGACCTGTTCGGCGACGCGGGCCGCACCGTCACCGTCCGCGCCGAGATGTCCAGGATGCGGCGGCACTTCGGCGGGATCCTGCTGGGCAGGCCGTACCGGTTCGCGGACGACGTCGAGGTCCTCGTCGAGCGGCCCGCCGACGGCGAGGTCCTTCCGTATTCCGTCGCGCCCGCCGTCCGCGCCTGA
- a CDS encoding response regulator transcription factor gives MTTLFVVDDQALVRESFAGLLNAQPGLDVVGQAGDGIAALAGLAALGTPPDVVLMDIRMPVMDGLEATRRLLEGDGEKPKVLVLTTFHLDDYVYEALRAGASGFLLKDAPSAELINAIEVVAAGDALLSPAVTKRLIANFVASAPVPRPSPARFDVLTEREREVLRLIAKGRSNPEIATDLVLSAQTVKTYVGRILAKLGLRDRAQAIVLAYEAGLVSPT, from the coding sequence GTGACGACCCTGTTCGTCGTCGACGACCAGGCCTTGGTGCGGGAGAGCTTCGCCGGCCTGCTGAACGCGCAACCGGGTCTGGACGTGGTGGGCCAAGCAGGTGACGGGATCGCGGCGCTCGCGGGCCTCGCCGCCTTGGGCACGCCGCCGGACGTCGTCCTGATGGACATCCGGATGCCGGTGATGGACGGTCTCGAAGCGACCAGGCGACTGCTCGAAGGCGACGGCGAGAAGCCGAAAGTGCTCGTCCTGACGACGTTCCACCTGGACGACTACGTCTACGAGGCGTTGCGGGCGGGCGCGAGCGGGTTCCTGTTGAAGGACGCGCCATCGGCCGAACTGATCAACGCCATCGAAGTGGTCGCCGCCGGGGACGCCCTGCTCTCCCCCGCGGTCACGAAGCGGCTCATCGCGAACTTCGTGGCGAGCGCGCCGGTGCCGCGGCCGTCCCCGGCGAGGTTCGACGTGCTCACCGAACGCGAGCGGGAAGTGCTGCGGTTGATCGCGAAAGGACGGTCCAATCCGGAGATCGCCACGGATCTGGTGCTTTCGGCGCAGACCGTCAAGACCTATGTGGGCCGGATCTTGGCGAAGCTGGGGTTACGGGACCGGGCGCAGGCGATCGTGCTCGCCTACGAAGCGGGACTCGTCTCCCCCACCTGA